A genome region from Trichocoleus sp. FACHB-46 includes the following:
- a CDS encoding HNH endonuclease has protein sequence MVLSSWHAILATIKPTVVKPLVAQSGKCQSCGLYFQSEDLMAVHHVDGNSTNYQQSNLALLHRHCHDQLHRNLRGKHRAVEEPCEATRLMHGPEDQRGG, from the coding sequence ATGGTTCTATCGAGCTGGCATGCAATACTGGCGACCATCAAGCCAACCGTCGTCAAACCATTGGTGGCTCAATCAGGGAAGTGTCAATCGTGTGGATTGTATTTTCAGTCAGAGGATCTGATGGCAGTTCACCATGTGGACGGCAACTCAACCAACTATCAACAGAGCAATCTGGCGTTATTGCATCGACATTGCCATGACCAATTGCACCGAAATCTGCGTGGCAAGCACCGAGCGGTTGAGGAGCCATGTGAGGCGACGAGGCTCATGCACGGTCCTGAAGACCAGCGGGGTGGGTGA